From a region of the Paenibacillus sp. R14(2021) genome:
- a CDS encoding D-alanyl-D-alanine carboxypeptidase family protein, producing the protein MDGNKWRHVLVLFLALIAIGYALPVYAETAEGTQPNINTESAVLIDARTGTVLYARNAEKEQFPASITKIVTGIVALETDSELSRLVTVSKEARNEDGTRIYLAEGEQQTMENLLYGMLMNSGNDAATAIAESIDGTKAKFAERMNAFVRDKVGVTHTHFVNPSGLPSPDQVTTALDMAQIAQYAMRNDTFRTIVGTKRKPWVGKEWTSTLINHNEMLGNYEGTTGIKNGYTGDAGFTLVTSAKRDGLELIGVLLKSPTKAVLYKDMTKLLDFGFQYFEMQPVMEANQSYPYENGSTAAFTSTEPLWAVVPKGETPVVTVSDNGEFHVQTSLGTELAGTLQPVMPSITALSKRYPEIHAEAMESVQPLARNGTSVPSKDKKLEIFFIWIGLLVYLSIIAYLRLKRQKLERGRSM; encoded by the coding sequence ATGGATGGAAATAAATGGCGTCATGTGCTAGTCTTGTTTCTTGCATTGATCGCGATCGGCTATGCGTTGCCCGTCTATGCAGAGACGGCTGAAGGAACGCAGCCTAACATAAATACGGAATCCGCCGTCTTGATTGACGCCCGCACGGGTACGGTGCTGTATGCCCGGAATGCGGAGAAAGAGCAGTTCCCGGCAAGTATTACGAAGATTGTAACGGGCATTGTCGCCCTCGAGACCGATAGCGAACTTAGCCGGCTCGTCACGGTCTCGAAAGAAGCTAGGAACGAAGATGGCACGCGCATCTACTTGGCGGAAGGCGAGCAGCAGACGATGGAGAATCTGCTCTACGGCATGCTGATGAATTCCGGCAATGACGCGGCAACGGCGATCGCGGAATCGATCGACGGCACCAAAGCGAAGTTCGCAGAACGGATGAATGCCTTTGTCCGCGACAAAGTCGGCGTGACGCATACGCATTTCGTGAATCCAAGCGGACTTCCAAGCCCCGATCAGGTGACGACGGCGCTCGATATGGCGCAAATCGCGCAATATGCAATGCGTAATGATACGTTCCGTACGATCGTGGGTACGAAGCGGAAACCATGGGTCGGCAAGGAATGGACCTCTACTCTGATTAACCATAACGAGATGCTCGGCAACTATGAGGGTACGACGGGGATCAAGAACGGATATACGGGGGATGCAGGCTTCACGCTTGTAACATCGGCCAAGCGAGACGGATTGGAATTAATCGGCGTGCTGCTGAAATCGCCGACGAAGGCTGTCCTCTATAAAGATATGACGAAGCTGCTGGATTTCGGCTTTCAGTATTTTGAGATGCAGCCGGTCATGGAGGCGAACCAATCCTATCCGTACGAGAACGGATCAACTGCGGCATTCACATCGACAGAGCCGCTATGGGCGGTGGTGCCCAAAGGCGAAACCCCTGTCGTTACCGTTTCGGACAACGGGGAATTCCATGTGCAGACATCGCTCGGTACCGAATTGGCCGGCACGCTTCAGCCGGTGATGCCGTCGATCACAGCTTTGTCGAAGCGCTATCCGGAGATCCACGCCGAGGCGATGGAGAGCGTCCAGCCACTGGCAAGAAACGGTACGTCCGTGCCTTCGAAGGACAAGAAGCTGGAAATTTTCTTCATTTGGATCGGACTGCTTGTCTATTTGTCCATCATCGCTTATCTGAGGCTAAAGCGCCAAAAGCTGGAGCGGGGCAGGAGTATGTAA